The sequence GTGTCATATATTTCCACAAAACGCATGAATGATTTTATCCCGCTTTCGGGTTCTGGGAGGGATCCCTTCCAAGGTTAAACGCTTCATGTAAGGCTCTGACGGCCAGTTCGGTATATTTTGAATCGGTCACACAGGAGATTTTAATTTCCGACGTGCTGATCATCATAATATTGATCCCTTCGGAAGCCAGTGTGGAAAACATTTTTGAGGCAACACCCGAATGAGACCGCATTCCGACCCCTACGATTGAAACTTTCGCGATATTTTCCTGAGTTTGCAGCTCTCCGGCCCCGATTTCCTTCGCGATTTTAGAGACAATCAAAGTCGCTTCCTTTAAGTCGCCTTTGGGAACCGTAAAGGAAATGTCGGTTAAACCATCCTGACTCACATTCTGGATGATCATATCAACGACAATATTCGCAGCCGCAATTTCCCCAAATATTTTAGAAGCAATTCCCGGCCGGTCCGGGACCCCCGTCATCGTAATTTTTGATTGATTTTTGTCAAAAGCGATTCCAGAAACCTCAACCTGTTCCATTGAATGATCCTCTCGGGTAACCCATGTACCGCTCTTATCGTTAAAGCTTGAACAAACGAGAACCGGCACATTATATTTCATGGCAAATTCGACTGAACGCGTTTGCAGAACTTTCGCGCCCAAACTGGCGAATTCCAGCATTTCTTCATAAGAAACCTTTTCCAGTTTTCGCGCCGAAACACAGATATTGGGGTCGGTCGTATAAACACCCTCCACATCGGTAAAGATGACACAGGCATCGGCTTTTAAAGCGGCTGCCAGAGCAACCGCGGTCGTATCCGAGCCCCCTCTTCCCAAAGTGGTGACATCCGACCGGTCATCGATTCCCTGGAATCCCGCGACGACGGGAATAATTCCTTCCTTCAAGGCCTCATAAATTCGTTCAGCGGTAATTTTTTCGATCCTCGCTTTTGTGTGAACGCTATCGGTGATGATGCCGACCTGTCTTCCGGTAAAAGATCTGGCCTTTAATCCCAAATCCTGAAGCGCCATGGCCAAAAGCGCGATGGTCACTCTTTCTCCCGTCGAAAGGAGCATGTCGACTTCTCTGTCGTCAGGATTATTTGAAATCTGATGAGCCAGTTTTAATAAACGGTCGGTTTCTCCGCTCATCGCCGAAACCACAACCAGGATATCATCCCCTTTTTTCCTGGCGGCGGCTACCCTTTTCGCCACGTTTTTAATCCGCTCCGGTGTGCCAACCGAGGTCCCGCCATATTTATGGACAACTAAACCCATTTTAATCCCAGGGGCCCCCGTTGATAAAGCGGGGCATTAACTGAAAAACTTTCTGAAAGGCCAGTCCGGTTTTTTTTTGCTGACCGGGCGAAGAAATCAGAAAGGATATTTCCTTTTCAATCGGCCCGGGGGTCATGGGTCTCGGAAAATCGGAAAATGGAGCGGTCTCCATAAAAAGAACCCTCCAGTCGGAGTTTTGCCTTAATTGCTCCAGGACGGGAGCCAGGAAGAGTTGATCTATCGCCTGGACAGCGCCTTCTTTTTCATTTTTATCGATTCGAAGATGAACGAATACAAAATCGTGTCCGGTCAGCGTTTTGATTACCGCTTTAGCCTTTAAGGAACACCGGTCCTTCAACGTTTGGGTTCCTGTTTCAGCGTATTCAACCCTGGAAAATCCGGTGAGTTGCCCAATCCCCTGAATCAGGTCATCGTCCGCAATCATGGTTCCTCTAAGCTCATAAAGGTCTTCCCACGCGGGTAATTCCATGGCTTTCCCCGGTCTGGAAAACCAGATTCCATTGGCGGGCTGTTTTCCCTGTGAGACCCGTTCTTCATTAATGGGGTGTTGTTGAAGAAACTGGCTCGCCACCTCCATGCAGCGGATGAGCGTATTTGCGCCGTCCCCCCTGGGAAGACAGGAAGAAAGCGGTTTTCCTATCATCTCATTTGGAAGCGCCATTTGAAATTTCGATTTTCCCGCGACCCAGACCATTAAATGGGAGGTATTTTTCACCGGGTAAAAAACAATCGATTCGGTGCCAAACTGTTCGTTAATTTCCCGGATGAGCTCTTTTCCTTCTTCATCAGAAAGAGCGTCTTCCGGTAAATTTTCCATGACAATTTTTGGACCAAATTTTTGAAAGGTATACCCTTCTTTCTGATGTTTTAAAGTCACCAGGTCGCAGCAAAAAGCGACATCATCTTTTTCCAAATGGACGCCGGCTCTTGCGGCAAGGAGCGAGCCCTCGCCCTTATAATAAAGCCCGGGATCGTAACCCAAAACGGGCAGGAACGAAATATATTCATCCCGGGTCGAAATATCGGTTCCCGCCTGAAGTTTTCCCGAAAACCCCTGGTCCAGAAGCTGTTTGAGTTGCGGAGCGTCTTTTTCCAGATTCTGATTTAACAGGCAGGGATCTAATCCGCTGACCAGGACTGCAAGATATTTCATTTCATTTTTCCTTTTCTTATTCAGGGGCCTTCGAAAAATTCACTCTCAATGATCCGGGGTGCTCACTGTCTCGCACCCATGCACAAACTTGTTGGCACTTTCTCGTGCCAACGCGCATCCCTTCGCCCCGCTCGGTCTAACTACGACCATTCCCAAGTCCGTCACTGGCATAGCCAGTTGCTTCACTTAATATCCTAATACTTTAACGACCTCTTCAAAATTGGCCCTAACCGTTGTCGGTTTTTGGGCAACCGACACTGCAATATCAGGATCTTTTAAACCATGTCCGGTCAAGGTGCAAACCACAACGTCTCCTTCTTTTAAATAGCCATTCTTAAAAGATTTAATAACCCCCGCAAAAGAAGCCGCAGAAGCCGGTTCACAGAACACCCCTTCTTTTCCCGCAATAAGACGGTAAGCCTCAACAATCTCTTCATCGGTGACCAGGTTAATTTCACCCTTTGATTCTTCAACGGCCTGAAGGGCGGATTTCCAGCTAGCCGGGTTCCCAATTCGGATCGCTGTCGCAATGGTTTTAGGTTTCTGAATCACATGCCCCATGACGATTGGAGCGGCGCCGGCCGCCTGGTAACCCATCATTTTAGGCAACTGGGCGATATGACCCTTCGC comes from Nitrospirota bacterium and encodes:
- a CDS encoding aspartate kinase, with the protein product MGLVVHKYGGTSVGTPERIKNVAKRVAAARKKGDDILVVVSAMSGETDRLLKLAHQISNNPDDREVDMLLSTGERVTIALLAMALQDLGLKARSFTGRQVGIITDSVHTKARIEKITAERIYEALKEGIIPVVAGFQGIDDRSDVTTLGRGGSDTTAVALAAALKADACVIFTDVEGVYTTDPNICVSARKLEKVSYEEMLEFASLGAKVLQTRSVEFAMKYNVPVLVCSSFNDKSGTWVTREDHSMEQVEVSGIAFDKNQSKITMTGVPDRPGIASKIFGEIAAANIVVDMIIQNVSQDGLTDISFTVPKGDLKEATLIVSKIAKEIGAGELQTQENIAKVSIVGVGMRSHSGVASKMFSTLASEGINIMMISTSEIKISCVTDSKYTELAVRALHEAFNLGRDPSQNPKAG